A single genomic interval of Helianthus annuus cultivar XRQ/B chromosome 13, HanXRQr2.0-SUNRISE, whole genome shotgun sequence harbors:
- the LOC110899820 gene encoding uncharacterized protein LOC110899820, with amino-acid sequence MVNQTARLDAHEQQIHQLQSDVAEIKASLTALNEDRADFVEFRKAVLAWMKSQEKKHVDDSSGSGSSSIVFSKFGPKSGSSDPPSGLPWTVKKVHLPEFSGFDPQGWIQKANLFFDLNQTPDASRLQLAQLSMIGAAQHWFTIINQVHPSLTWLQFQSELLQRFTGLSIQNPCEQLATIKQSDSIFDYIDDFEYVLSLVPHLPESQTLGYFIAGLKDNVKQQVRLHRPTTCMDAMYLAKDVDLILRPSKSSSLVSRFRYLSHIGLPSMDSRNEHRVWDTTGSKIVDNYGAANAQVGIHDRGIRSLSCAEWEDRKKKGLCFKYGQVYSPSHKCPAGSLRVLLLGDDEWDEVDELTMHFG; translated from the coding sequence ATGGTGAATCAAACTGCTCGATTGGATGCTCATGAACAACAAATTCATCAATTACAATCTGATGTTGCTGAGATTAAGGCATCTCTCACAGCGTTGAATGAAGATCGGGCTGATTTCGTTGAATTTCGTAAAGCTGTGTTAGCGTGGATGAAATCGCAGGAGAAGAAACATGTGGATGATTCATCTGGATCTGGATCTTCAAGTATTGTGTTCTCGAAGTTCGGCCCCAAATCTGGCTCTTCTGATCCTCCGTCTGGCTTACCATGGACTGTGAAGAAGGTGCACTTGCCTGAATTCTCTGGTTTTGATCCACAAGGCTGGATCCAGAAGGCGAACCTGTTTTTTGATCTCAATCAGACTCCTGATGCTTCTCGCTTACAGCTTGCTCAATTGAGTATGATTGGTGCTGCTCAACATTGGTTCACAATCATCAATCAGGTTCATCCGTCCTTGACTTGGCTCCAATTTCAGTCCGAATTGTTGCAACGTTTCACTGGTCTCTCGATTCAGAATCCGTGTGAACAGTTAGCTACTATTAAGCAATCGGATTCCATCTTTGATTATATTGATGATTTCGAGTATGTGTTATCCTTGGTTCCTCATTTACCGGAGTCTCAAACTCTTGGCTATTTCATTGCGGGTTTGAAGGACAATGTCAAACAACAAGTCCGTTTACATCGCCCCACTACTTGTATGGATGCTATGTATTTGGCTAAAGATGTGGATTTGATTCTTCGGCCATCAAAATCCAGTTCGTTGGTATCTCGTTTTCGGTATTTGTCACATATCGGGTTGCCTTCTATGGATTCTAGGAACGAGCATCGTGTGTGGGATACCACGGGCTCTAAAATTGTTGACAATTATGGGGCTGCAAATGCGCAAGTGGGTATCCATGATCGAGGCATTCGTTCATTATCTTGTGCCGAGTGGGAGGATCGGAAGAAGAAGGGATTGTGTTTTAAGTATGGCCAAGTTTACAGTCCTAGCCACAAGTGTCCGGCGGGTAGTCTTCGTGTCTTATTACTTGGGGATGATGAATGGGATGAAGTGGACGAGCTGACTATGCATTTCGGATGA